Proteins found in one Aquibium microcysteis genomic segment:
- the hisS gene encoding histidine--tRNA ligase, protein MTGKSEKMKARMPRGFVDRQAADIRAVDEMCAKIRAVYELYGFEPVEQPMIEYTDALGKFLPDQDRPNEGVFSFQDDDEQWLSLRYDLTAPLARYVAENFEKLPKPFRSYRQGWVFRNEKPGPGRFRQFMQFDADTVGTPGVAADAEMAMMMADVMEALGIARGDYVIRVNNRKVLDGVLEGIGIVDSSQKLAVLRAIDKADKFPRREIEKLLGEGRWDGGEIGVGDFTKGAGLDREQIDVVLAMTRPTAAVNADPTEDRLKERERLSKEGTGPLLNWGLPIFSRFSVLENNTFIEGDKELADIQSLCVRSGYLRDRIRIDPSVVRGLEYYTGPVYEAELLAEIPNEDGQIVRFGSVGGGGRYDGLVSRFRGEPVPATGFSIGVSRLMTALKNLGKLQTAEMPGPVVVLVMDRDTESLGRYQKMVGELRAAGIRAEMYLGGSGMKPQMKYADRRGAPCVVIQGGDERAKGVVQVKDLVEGARMAEKITDNASWREGRPAQVEVPESELVATVRGIIAAQAAERG, encoded by the coding sequence ATGACCGGAAAGAGCGAGAAGATGAAAGCGCGCATGCCGCGCGGCTTCGTCGACCGGCAGGCGGCCGACATCCGCGCCGTGGACGAGATGTGCGCGAAGATCCGCGCCGTCTACGAACTCTACGGCTTCGAGCCGGTCGAGCAGCCGATGATCGAATACACCGACGCGCTCGGAAAATTCCTCCCCGACCAGGACCGGCCGAACGAGGGCGTGTTCTCCTTCCAGGACGACGACGAGCAGTGGCTGTCGCTGCGCTACGACCTGACCGCGCCGCTCGCCCGCTACGTGGCGGAGAATTTCGAGAAGCTGCCGAAGCCGTTCCGCAGCTACCGCCAGGGCTGGGTGTTCCGCAACGAGAAGCCGGGCCCGGGCCGCTTCCGCCAGTTCATGCAGTTCGACGCCGACACGGTCGGCACGCCGGGCGTCGCCGCCGACGCCGAGATGGCGATGATGATGGCCGACGTGATGGAGGCGCTGGGGATCGCGCGCGGGGACTATGTGATCCGGGTGAACAACCGCAAGGTGCTGGACGGCGTGCTGGAGGGTATTGGCATTGTCGATTCTAGCCAGAAGCTGGCTGTGTTGAGAGCTATCGACAAGGCCGACAAATTCCCCCGTCGAGAGATTGAAAAGCTGCTCGGCGAAGGGCGGTGGGACGGCGGCGAGATAGGCGTTGGGGACTTTACCAAGGGCGCAGGGCTGGATCGGGAGCAAATCGACGTGGTCTTGGCGATGACAAGACCTACGGCTGCGGTAAACGCTGATCCGACCGAGGACCGGCTGAAGGAGCGAGAGCGGTTATCCAAAGAGGGAACTGGACCGCTGCTGAATTGGGGGCTTCCGATTTTTAGTCGCTTTTCTGTTCTCGAGAACAATACCTTCATCGAAGGGGACAAGGAACTAGCGGACATACAAAGCCTCTGCGTTCGCTCCGGGTACCTCCGCGACCGCATTCGCATCGACCCCTCCGTCGTCCGCGGCCTCGAATACTACACCGGCCCGGTCTACGAGGCCGAACTTCTGGCCGAGATTCCCAACGAGGACGGGCAGATCGTGCGGTTCGGGTCGGTCGGCGGCGGCGGGCGGTATGACGGGCTGGTGTCGCGCTTCCGCGGCGAGCCGGTGCCGGCGACGGGGTTTTCGATCGGCGTGTCGCGGCTGATGACGGCGCTGAAGAACCTCGGCAAGCTGCAGACGGCCGAAATGCCCGGCCCGGTGGTGGTGCTGGTGATGGATCGGGATACCGAGAGCCTCGGCCGCTACCAGAAGATGGTGGGCGAGCTTCGCGCCGCCGGCATCCGCGCCGAGATGTATCTCGGCGGCTCGGGCATGAAGCCGCAGATGAAGTATGCCGACCGGCGCGGCGCCCCTTGCGTGGTGATCCAGGGCGGCGACGAGCGCGCCAAGGGCGTCGTGCAGGTCAAGGACCTCGTCGAGGGCGCGCGGATGGCCGAAAAGATCACCGACAATGCCTCCTGGCGCGAGGGCCGGCCGGCGCAGGTGGAGGTGCCGGAGAGCGAGCTGGTGGCGACGGTGCGCGGGATCATCGCGGCGCAGGCGGCGGAGCGGGGCTAG
- a CDS encoding methyl-accepting chemotaxis protein — MTFRAISIRSTLYGLAILPLAIIALLGGYLAWTSYREYADLRQAMPVKDLAEAGSQLALALPAEALADEKTRAAARTRTDQVLRQVLDAHAALLASGQKDPVIEETMAVIRDGIAKVGPHRVRIDEGKAAFNESLYILQPVSAAGLKLMDRAGAVISDLAIARFVSGFHALMQTNDAALIENNLGITFLSGETLPAPAFAYMIHARSLTEIHRPALMDLLPAGITRGIRSFEAGPGGGTLKAARQDVFRNDQAARTSAVTLEEWTRAKQEQYPVLRAAIGQTADALESLALTRLADARSSYLFYVALTATVVLLVSALCVLAVRSIGTSIRGIAGRMQALAEGDVETVIPLRDRRDEIGEMARSVEIFREAALRNRRLEAENARQREAADRERQAMQARAEADAEQRLNQATGSLAASLRRLAAGDLGCDIEERFAERFEPLRNDFNTSIRQLRTAMAEAVRSAAVVGSGSSEISQASSNLARRTEQQAAALEETAAALDQVTANVTATSRRTAEARDLVRSTRDRAEQSSAVVRNAVGAMERIDQSARQITQIIGVIDEIAFQTNLLALNAGVEAARAGDAGRGFAVVAQEVRALAQRSAEAAKEIKGLIANSERTVGEGVQLVTDAGGSISAIEELMRSIDAHMDAIAAAAADQSNSLGEVNIAMNDMDKNTQQNAAMVQQVSASGDELRLESARLAEMLGRFRTGAEAGDLRQAGQAMRAPSPRPAQRQAAARSGRPATTGNLALARQDESWEEF, encoded by the coding sequence ATGACTTTCCGTGCGATTTCCATTCGCAGCACGCTGTATGGCCTCGCCATCCTGCCGCTCGCCATCATCGCGCTGCTGGGCGGATATCTGGCCTGGACGTCCTACCGGGAGTACGCGGACCTGCGGCAGGCCATGCCGGTCAAGGATCTGGCAGAGGCAGGGTCGCAGCTCGCGCTGGCACTCCCCGCCGAGGCGCTCGCAGACGAGAAGACACGGGCCGCCGCGCGGACGCGCACCGACCAGGTGTTAAGGCAGGTGCTCGACGCGCATGCGGCGCTGCTGGCGAGCGGCCAGAAGGACCCGGTGATCGAGGAGACCATGGCGGTCATCCGCGACGGCATCGCCAAGGTCGGTCCGCACCGCGTCCGCATCGACGAAGGCAAGGCCGCCTTCAACGAGTCGCTCTACATCCTGCAGCCGGTCTCGGCCGCCGGCCTCAAGCTGATGGACCGCGCCGGCGCCGTCATTTCCGACCTCGCCATCGCCCGCTTCGTCTCCGGCTTCCACGCGCTGATGCAGACCAACGACGCGGCGCTGATCGAGAACAACCTCGGCATCACCTTCCTGAGCGGCGAAACGCTTCCAGCGCCCGCCTTCGCCTACATGATCCATGCGCGCAGCCTGACGGAGATCCACCGCCCGGCCCTGATGGACCTCCTCCCCGCCGGCATCACCCGGGGAATCCGCTCCTTCGAAGCCGGGCCCGGCGGCGGGACCCTGAAGGCGGCCCGCCAGGACGTCTTCCGCAACGACCAGGCCGCGCGGACGTCGGCCGTCACGCTCGAAGAGTGGACCAGGGCCAAGCAGGAACAGTATCCGGTCCTGCGCGCCGCGATCGGGCAGACGGCCGATGCTCTGGAAAGCCTCGCTCTCACCCGCCTCGCCGACGCGCGTTCGTCCTACCTCTTCTATGTCGCGCTCACCGCGACGGTGGTCCTGCTGGTGTCGGCGCTCTGCGTCCTGGCCGTCCGCAGCATCGGCACGTCCATCCGCGGCATCGCCGGCCGCATGCAGGCCCTCGCCGAAGGCGACGTCGAGACGGTGATTCCGCTGCGCGACCGCCGCGACGAGATCGGCGAGATGGCGCGGTCGGTGGAGATCTTCCGCGAGGCGGCGCTGCGCAACCGTCGGCTCGAAGCCGAAAACGCGCGCCAGCGCGAGGCGGCCGACCGCGAGCGTCAGGCCATGCAGGCGAGAGCCGAGGCCGATGCCGAGCAACGCCTCAACCAGGCGACCGGCTCGCTGGCGGCGAGCCTGAGACGTCTGGCCGCCGGCGATCTCGGATGCGACATCGAGGAGCGCTTCGCCGAGCGCTTCGAGCCGCTGCGCAACGACTTCAACACCTCGATACGCCAGCTGCGCACCGCCATGGCGGAGGCTGTGCGCTCGGCCGCCGTGGTCGGCAGCGGCTCCAGCGAGATCTCGCAGGCATCGAGCAACCTCGCCCGCCGCACCGAACAGCAGGCGGCCGCGCTGGAAGAGACCGCCGCGGCGCTCGACCAGGTCACGGCCAACGTCACCGCCACCTCGCGCCGCACCGCAGAGGCGCGCGACCTCGTCCGCTCGACCCGCGACAGGGCCGAACAGTCGAGCGCGGTCGTCCGCAACGCCGTCGGCGCCATGGAGCGCATCGACCAGTCGGCGCGCCAGATCACCCAGATCATCGGCGTGATCGACGAGATCGCCTTCCAGACCAACCTGCTCGCGCTCAATGCGGGGGTCGAAGCCGCACGTGCCGGCGATGCCGGCCGCGGCTTCGCCGTGGTCGCTCAGGAGGTCCGCGCGCTCGCCCAGCGCTCGGCCGAGGCCGCCAAGGAGATCAAGGGCCTGATCGCGAATTCGGAACGCACCGTCGGCGAAGGCGTCCAGCTCGTCACCGACGCCGGCGGCAGCATCTCGGCGATCGAGGAACTGATGCGGTCGATCGACGCCCACATGGACGCCATCGCGGCGGCAGCGGCGGACCAGTCCAACAGCCTCGGCGAAGTCAACATCGCCATGAACGACATGGACAAGAACACCCAGCAGAACGCCGCCATGGTGCAGCAGGTGAGCGCGTCGGGCGACGAACTGCGTCTGGAGAGCGCGCGGCTGGCCGAGATGCTCGGCCGCTTCCGCACCGGTGCGGAAGCGGGAGACCTGCGCCAGGCCGGTCAGGCCATGCGGGCACCCTCTCCCCGGCCGGCGCAACGCCAGGCCGCCGCACGCTCCGGCCGTCCCGCCACGACCGGCAACCTCGCCCTCGCCCGGCAGGACGAGTCCTGGGAAGAGTTCTGA
- a CDS encoding DNA-3-methyladenine glycosylase I: MSGEKTGLTAGDDGVTRCFWAGDDPLYRHYHDQEWGRPVADDRRLFEKICLEGFQSGLSWLTILKKRENFREAFANFEFERVAAFGDGDVERLLGNAGIVRHRGKIVSTINNARRAREMADEFGSLAAWFWRFEPQPHQRPERVDYPTLTANPKTEVSTRISRELKKRGWSFVGPTTIYAFMQAMGLVNDHIEGCACRAGVEAERLRFSRPR; this comes from the coding sequence ATGAGCGGGGAAAAGACGGGGCTGACGGCCGGCGACGACGGTGTGACACGCTGCTTCTGGGCGGGCGACGATCCGCTCTACCGGCACTATCACGACCAGGAATGGGGCCGGCCCGTGGCCGACGACCGGCGCCTGTTCGAGAAGATCTGCCTGGAAGGCTTCCAGTCGGGACTGTCCTGGCTGACCATCCTGAAGAAGCGCGAGAATTTTCGCGAGGCCTTCGCGAACTTCGAGTTCGAGCGCGTCGCGGCTTTCGGGGACGGCGACGTCGAACGGCTGCTCGGAAATGCCGGCATCGTGCGCCACCGCGGCAAGATCGTCTCCACCATCAACAATGCCAGGCGCGCCCGGGAGATGGCAGACGAGTTCGGTTCGCTGGCGGCCTGGTTCTGGCGCTTCGAGCCGCAGCCGCATCAGCGGCCGGAGCGGGTGGACTATCCGACACTCACCGCCAATCCGAAGACGGAGGTGTCGACGCGCATCTCCAGGGAGCTGAAGAAGCGCGGCTGGAGCTTCGTCGGGCCGACGACGATCTACGCCTTCATGCAGGCGATGGGGCTGGTGAACGACCACATCGAGGGCTGCGCCTGCCGCGCGGGCGTCGAGGCCGAGCGGCTGCGTTTCAGCCGGCCGCGCTGA